A window of Babylonia areolata isolate BAREFJ2019XMU chromosome 2, ASM4173473v1, whole genome shotgun sequence contains these coding sequences:
- the LOC143275930 gene encoding uncharacterized protein LOC143275930: protein MMGPMAVFFALTALVPLIETSDYCAHFQFPDLTQNMTLTASKGSEVTVPFRLLFHPQPNPHPNPTPSQPPTPRCLLARGTMDVLVSKDSGIFYDYCHLQVNVTSGSCLSFNEGRCRCLGRISRRGVGGEEAEEQGVGGGLEFLFVKELDDDDDGWWRWRSKQEEAAAPARVFLSVVPGTSDTRPPQGFAENSGSSDDKSNVNNNNNDNHDDDSSDDNNNNNNKPKGNHNAGDPTTTTTTTTTSSRIITNVDDNTNSNNKSDESDTAHNTTPEVEKAKNDPGTSLNNDKRKKTTDDNNNDDDDGNGSKSKAATAGASEVNVTYVGAIVAGVNIATVVAIVVIVAVVKCLCRGKRGRGRRRPAPPLCGTNAILTERRLQHPPPAFYSPASEKRFSTSSWVYDEITDEGELTMITADTSLYLHPIADTASASTATTTTTTSTTVAAAATAAANANASATTAATATTATATTTIIITK from the exons ATGATGGGACCTATGGCTGTGTTCTTTGCGCTGACTGCGCTCGTTCCGTTAATTGAAACATCGGACTATT GTGCCCACTTCCAGTTCCCTGACCTGACCCAGAACATGACCTTGACCGCCAGCAAAGGCTCCGAGGTCACTGTTCCCTtccgcctcctcttccacccccagcccaaccctcaccctaacccgaccccctcccaaccccccacccccagatgtCTCCTGGCGAGGGGAACCATGGACGTTCTGGTGTCCAAGGACTCCGGCATCTTCTACGACTACTGTCACCTGCAGGTCAACGTGACCTCTGGCTCCTGCCTGTCCTTCAACGAAGGACGATGCCGCTGCCTTGGGCGGATCTCGAGGAGGGGTGTGGgcggggaggaggcggaggagcaAGGAGTAGGAGGTGGACTGGAGTTTCTGTTTGTCAAGGAgctggatgatgacgatgacggttgGTGGCGGTGGAGGTCGAAGCAGGAGGAGGCGGCGGCCCCGGCCCGAGTCTTCTTGAGCGTTGTCCCTGGCACCTCTG ACACACGTCCACCACAGGGCTTCGCAGAGAACAGCGGCTCCTCGGACGACAAGtccaacgtcaacaacaacaacaacgacaaccacgaTGATGACAgcagcgacgacaacaacaacaacaacaacaaaccaaagggCAATCACAACGCGGGcgaccctaccaccaccaccaccaccaccaccaccagcagcaggatCATCACCAACGTTGATGAcaataccaacagcaacaacaagagcgatGAGTCCGACACCGCGCACAACACTACCCCGGAAGTAGAGAAAGCGAAGAACGATCCTGGCACTTCTCTCAACAAtgacaagaggaagaagacaacagacgataataataacgacgatgacgacggcaACGGCAGCAAAAGCAAAGCAGCGACGGCAGGCGCCTCTGAGGTCAACGTGACCTACGTGGGAGCCATCGTCGCCGGGGTCAATATCGCCACGGTCGtcgccatcgtcgtcatcgtcgccgtcgtcaaGTGCTTATGCAGAGGCAAGAGAG GGCGCGGTCGTCGCAGACCAGCGCCACCACTTTGCGGTACGAACGCCATTCTGACGGAGAGACGACTCCAGCACCCTCCTCCAGCTTTCTACTCGCCAGCCAGTGAGAAGAGGTTCTCCACGTCCTCATGGGTGTATGACGAAATTACAGATGAGGGGGAGCTGACAATGATTACTGCCG ACACCTCCCTCTACCTTCATCCCATCGCGGACACCGCCTCTGcctccactgccaccaccaccaccaccaccagcaccaccgtaGCCGCCGCCGCCACTGCCGCCGCAAACGCCAACGCCAGCGCTACCACTGCTGCCACTGCTACCACCGCCACTgccactactaccatcatcatcaccaagtgA